In Citrus sinensis cultivar Valencia sweet orange chromosome 4, DVS_A1.0, whole genome shotgun sequence, one DNA window encodes the following:
- the LOC102609417 gene encoding uncharacterized protein LOC102609417 isoform X1, whose product MDESYNNLPSSHLLGSVPAVVSEEKHATSYEAPEATMQTFPPGNGGASRPGYQSLGSSSEGFEQQPANNWKGFFSISSYTQYFNVDTDIVINRLFSSLHPLSGDFFSKIDANPDLYGLIWISTTLVFMLASFGNCATYLMQKYTNSSASWSFDVSFVNVAACTVYGYAIVVPLAYYFLLQYMGSSASLVRFWCLWGYSLFIFVVTSFLLLIPIELLRWIIILLAGTTSSCFVAFNLKSYMEGNDLTVLVVASFCLQMALAIFIKVWFFP is encoded by the exons ATGGACGAGTCTTACAATAACCTCCCCTCAAGCCATTTGCTCGGTTCAGTCCCC GCCGTTGTGAGTGAAGAAAAGCACGCCACAAGCTATGAAG CTCCGGAAGCTACTATGCAAACATTTCCCCCAGGTAATGGAGGAGCCAGCAGGCCGGGTTATCAATCTCTTGGGAGTTCAAGTG AAGGATTTGAACAACAACCAGCAAACAATTGGAAGGGGTTTTTTAGCATCTCATCCTACACACAGTATTTCAATGTGGATACGGACATTGTCATAAACAGATTGTTTAGTTCATTGCATCCCCTTTCTGGAGATTTTTTCAGCAAGATTGATGCTAATCCCGATCT ATATGGGCTTATCTGGATCTCCACTACATTGGTATTTATGCTTGCTTCATTTGGAAACTGTGCCACGTACCTCATGCAAAAATATACTAACAGCAGTGCTTCTTGGAGCTTTGATGTCAGCTTTGTAAATGTGGCAGCATGTACAGTCTACGGTTATGCAATAGTGGTGCCATTGGCATATTACTTTTTGCTTCAGTACATGGGATCAAGTGCTAGCCTTGTTCGGTTTTGGTGCCTCTGGGGATATTCTCTCTTCATCTTTGTTGTCACCTCG TTTCTGTTGCTTATTCCTATTGAGCTTCTCCGGTGGATCATCATACTTCTTGCTGGCACCACCTCATCTTGCTTCGTTGCCTTCAACCTCAAATCTTACATGGAGGGGAATGATCTTACGGTGCTGGTGGTTGCTTCATTCTGTTTGCAAATGGCTCTAGCAATCTTCATCAAGGTCTGGTTCTTTCCATAA
- the LOC102610200 gene encoding probable glycosyltransferase At3g07620, whose product MEKAKNHLHLGYVRYGAIKEHSLIKELRADSEFLVDSEPLDQLGFQERIRISKFCLFEYGKGDVSGINDALRHGCVPVVITDRPIQDLPLMDVLRWQEMAVFVGWNKGRAGVKVEELKRVLYRTCGGDDRYGEVRGLGVTAGKHFVWNEQPQPYDAFHMLMYQLWLRRHTIRYARREVA is encoded by the coding sequence ATGGAAAAGGCCAAAAATCATCTGCACCTGGGTTATGTTAGATACGGTGCCATCAAAGAGCATAGTTTGATCAAAGAATTGAGAGCTGATTCCGAGTTTTTGGTGGATTCTGAGCCGCTGGATCAATTGGGTTTTCAGGAGAGAATCCGAATTAGCAAGTTTTGTTTGTTCGAGTACGGTAAAGGGGATGTCTCGGGGATTAACGATGCTTTGCGTCATGGTTGCGTACCTGTGGTGATTACTGACCGTCCGATCCAGGACCTGCCGTTGATGGACGTGCTGAGGTGGCAGGAGATGGCGGTGTTTGTGGGATGGAATAAAGGCCGGGCCGGGGTTAAGGTGGAGGAGTTGAAGCGCGTGTTGTATCGCACGTGTGGTGGGGATGACAGGTACGGGGAGGTGAGGGGATTGGGTGTAACGGCGGGTAAGCACTTTGTGTGGAATGAGCAACCACAGCCGTACGATGCGTTTCATATGTTGATGTATCAGCTGTGGTTGAGACGACACACGATTAGATACGCCCGCAGAGAAGTGGCATAA
- the LOC102609417 gene encoding uncharacterized protein LOC102609417 isoform X2 — MDESYNNLPSSHLLGSVPAVVSEEKHATSYEAPEATMQTFPPGNGGASRPGYQSLGSSSEGFEQQPANNWKGFFSISSYTQYFNVDTDIVINRLFSSLHPLSGDFFSKIDANPDLFVNVAACTVYGYAIVVPLAYYFLLQYMGSSASLVRFWCLWGYSLFIFVVTSFLLLIPIELLRWIIILLAGTTSSCFVAFNLKSYMEGNDLTVLVVASFCLQMALAIFIKVWFFP; from the exons ATGGACGAGTCTTACAATAACCTCCCCTCAAGCCATTTGCTCGGTTCAGTCCCC GCCGTTGTGAGTGAAGAAAAGCACGCCACAAGCTATGAAG CTCCGGAAGCTACTATGCAAACATTTCCCCCAGGTAATGGAGGAGCCAGCAGGCCGGGTTATCAATCTCTTGGGAGTTCAAGTG AAGGATTTGAACAACAACCAGCAAACAATTGGAAGGGGTTTTTTAGCATCTCATCCTACACACAGTATTTCAATGTGGATACGGACATTGTCATAAACAGATTGTTTAGTTCATTGCATCCCCTTTCTGGAGATTTTTTCAGCAAGATTGATGCTAATCCCGATCT CTTTGTAAATGTGGCAGCATGTACAGTCTACGGTTATGCAATAGTGGTGCCATTGGCATATTACTTTTTGCTTCAGTACATGGGATCAAGTGCTAGCCTTGTTCGGTTTTGGTGCCTCTGGGGATATTCTCTCTTCATCTTTGTTGTCACCTCG TTTCTGTTGCTTATTCCTATTGAGCTTCTCCGGTGGATCATCATACTTCTTGCTGGCACCACCTCATCTTGCTTCGTTGCCTTCAACCTCAAATCTTACATGGAGGGGAATGATCTTACGGTGCTGGTGGTTGCTTCATTCTGTTTGCAAATGGCTCTAGCAATCTTCATCAAGGTCTGGTTCTTTCCATAA